CGACAAGATCGCTGTCACCGGCAACAAGGAGAACGAGAAGCTCTACAGCCGCCACTCTGGCTATCCTGGCGGTCTCACCCAGGTCTCGCTGCGCGACATGCGCCAGCAGCATCCGGAACGCATCATCAAGTTCGCGGTGAAGGGCATGCTCCCGAAGAATGCGCTCGGTGAGGAGCAGCTGAAGAAGCTGAAGGTCTACACCGGCGCGTCGCATCCGCACGAAGCCCAGCAGCCGAAGGAACTGGCCGTCTAGGCCGGTAGGGGAGTATTCACATG
Above is a genomic segment from Thermomicrobiales bacterium containing:
- the rplM gene encoding 50S ribosomal protein L13 translates to MERKTWSPRAKDVQHDWYVVDAEGKTLGRLATVIASTLRGKNKPTFAPHMDMGDYVIVINADKIAVTGNKENEKLYSRHSGYPGGLTQVSLRDMRQQHPERIIKFAVKGMLPKNALGEEQLKKLKVYTGASHPHEAQQPKELAV